A region from the Mycolicibacterium phlei genome encodes:
- a CDS encoding TetR/AcrR family transcriptional regulator, producing MHDAPEDNSTRHRILVATAEVLARSGQTKLSLSEVALQAGVSRPTLYRWFASKAELLAAFGEYERDQFDSGISKATAGLRGTEKLDAALRFIVDYQHSYSGVRLVDIEPEVVIAQLSRIIPIMRARLQKLLPGPNGAVKAATAIRVAISHYIVRSDDDDQFLAQLRHAAGIRPNA from the coding sequence ATGCATGACGCACCCGAGGACAACTCGACGCGCCACCGCATCCTCGTCGCGACCGCCGAGGTCCTCGCCCGCAGCGGGCAGACCAAGCTCAGCCTCTCGGAAGTCGCGCTGCAGGCCGGAGTGTCGCGCCCCACCCTGTACCGCTGGTTCGCCTCCAAGGCCGAGTTGCTCGCCGCGTTCGGCGAGTACGAACGCGACCAGTTCGACAGCGGCATCAGCAAGGCCACCGCCGGACTGCGCGGCACCGAGAAACTCGACGCCGCACTGCGCTTCATCGTCGACTACCAGCACTCGTACTCCGGGGTGCGACTGGTCGACATCGAGCCCGAGGTCGTCATCGCGCAGCTGAGCCGGATCATCCCGATCATGCGGGCCCGGCTGCAGAAACTGCTGCCCGGCCCGAACGGAGCGGTCAAGGCCGCCACCGCAATTCGCGTCGCCATCTCGCACTATATCGTGCGCAGCGACGACGACGATCAGTTCCTCGCCCAGCTGCGGCACGCCGCGGGGATTCGGCCGAACGCCTGA
- a CDS encoding ferredoxin, with product MRVEVDLDKCTGHGICESIAEDVFEVTDDGYVVLHDPDRPESDRERMQRAVTQCPAAALRLVD from the coding sequence ATGCGCGTCGAAGTCGACCTCGACAAGTGCACCGGTCACGGCATCTGCGAGTCCATCGCCGAGGACGTCTTCGAGGTCACCGACGACGGGTACGTGGTGCTGCACGACCCCGACCGGCCCGAATCCGACCGCGAGCGGATGCAGCGGGCCGTGACCCAGTGCCCGGCCGCGGCGCTGCGCCTCGTGGACTAG
- a CDS encoding CaiB/BaiF CoA transferase family protein has translation MAGPLQGVRVVELGVWVAGPAAAGILADWGADVVKIEPPAGDPARMFGRMLGLGDDVNPPFEMDNRGKRSIVLDVTDAADRETALELLCDADVFITNIRPSALRRIGLDFDTVAARNPRLVYGLITGYGENGPDADRAAYDVAAFWARSGLAHLLTRPGQTPPFQRGGMGDHSAGMTLAGAVCAALVARNRTGTGQLVSTSLYRQGAYTVSFDLNTFLLTGNPIAIGQRETMGNPAMNNYAAGDGRRFWIVGLDARRHWPPLCRAVGRPEWLTDPRYETPQARAVNAAELIAELDEIFATKTLDEWAEVFAAEPDLFWSPINSLEDVLGDEQFHAAGGIVDVPDDDGVMPMVASPADFHGTPTRPRSVAPRLGQHSEEIRAELRATAPDA, from the coding sequence ATGGCCGGACCGTTGCAGGGCGTGCGGGTTGTCGAACTCGGTGTGTGGGTGGCGGGCCCGGCGGCGGCCGGGATTCTCGCCGACTGGGGCGCCGACGTGGTCAAGATCGAACCGCCTGCCGGTGACCCCGCGCGGATGTTCGGCCGGATGCTGGGCCTCGGCGACGACGTCAACCCGCCGTTCGAGATGGACAACCGCGGCAAGCGCAGCATCGTGCTCGACGTCACCGACGCCGCCGACCGGGAGACTGCACTCGAACTGCTCTGTGACGCAGACGTTTTCATCACCAACATCCGGCCGTCGGCGCTGCGCCGCATCGGGCTGGACTTCGACACCGTCGCCGCGCGCAACCCGCGCCTGGTGTACGGGCTGATCACCGGGTACGGCGAGAACGGCCCCGACGCCGACCGCGCCGCCTACGACGTCGCCGCGTTCTGGGCCCGGTCGGGGCTGGCGCACCTGCTCACCCGGCCCGGCCAGACACCGCCGTTCCAGCGCGGCGGGATGGGCGACCACTCTGCGGGCATGACCCTGGCGGGCGCGGTGTGTGCCGCACTGGTGGCCCGAAACCGCACCGGCACAGGCCAACTGGTGTCCACATCGCTGTACCGGCAGGGCGCCTACACGGTCAGCTTCGACCTCAACACGTTCCTGCTCACCGGCAACCCGATCGCGATCGGGCAGCGCGAGACCATGGGCAACCCCGCGATGAACAACTACGCCGCGGGCGACGGGCGGCGGTTCTGGATCGTCGGCCTGGACGCGCGCAGGCACTGGCCGCCGCTGTGCCGCGCCGTCGGCCGGCCCGAGTGGCTGACCGACCCGCGCTACGAGACGCCGCAGGCCCGCGCCGTCAACGCCGCCGAACTGATCGCCGAACTCGACGAGATCTTCGCCACCAAGACCCTCGACGAGTGGGCGGAAGTCTTTGCCGCCGAACCGGATCTGTTCTGGTCGCCGATCAACTCGCTGGAGGACGTGCTGGGCGACGAGCAGTTCCACGCCGCGGGCGGAATCGTGGACGTGCCCGACGACGACGGGGTGATGCCGATGGTCGCCAGCCCCGCCGACTTCCACGGCACGCCGACGCGGCCGCGCTCGGTGGCCCCGCGGCTGGGACAGCACAGCGAGGAGATCCGCGCCGAGCTGCGGGCTACGGCGCCGGATGCCTGA
- a CDS encoding class I SAM-dependent methyltransferase, with protein MSHPQDMNPDELFDAAYRGEVPEMGERPPWSIGEPQPEIRSLIDAGRFHGEVLDAGCGEAATSMYLAERGYTTVGLDLSPTAIDLARAEAKRRGLTTATFEVADISNFTGYDGRFGTIVDSTLFHSIPVEAREGYQRSIVRAAAPGASYFVLVFDRDKLPDGPANPVTEEELREVVGRYWVIDDVRPARIHAVLPDNPDVTLPFQDIREEAGGRKSLPGWLLEAHLG; from the coding sequence ATGAGCCATCCGCAGGACATGAACCCCGACGAACTGTTCGACGCCGCCTACCGCGGCGAGGTGCCCGAGATGGGGGAGCGGCCGCCGTGGAGCATCGGTGAACCCCAGCCCGAGATCAGGTCGCTGATCGACGCGGGCAGATTCCACGGCGAGGTGCTCGACGCCGGCTGCGGTGAGGCGGCCACCTCGATGTACCTCGCCGAGCGCGGGTACACCACCGTCGGCCTGGACCTGTCGCCGACCGCCATCGACCTCGCCCGCGCCGAGGCGAAACGGCGTGGTCTGACCACCGCGACCTTCGAGGTCGCCGACATCAGCAACTTCACCGGCTACGACGGCCGGTTCGGCACCATCGTCGACTCCACCCTGTTTCACTCCATCCCCGTCGAGGCGCGGGAGGGCTACCAGCGGTCGATCGTGCGCGCGGCCGCGCCCGGCGCGTCGTACTTCGTGCTGGTGTTCGACCGCGACAAGCTGCCCGACGGGCCCGCCAACCCGGTCACCGAGGAGGAGTTGCGCGAGGTCGTCGGCCGGTACTGGGTGATCGACGACGTCCGGCCCGCCCGCATCCACGCGGTGCTGCCCGACAACCCCGACGTCACGCTGCCGTTCCAGGACATCCGCGAGGAGGCCGGCGGCCGCAAGTCGCTCCCGGGCTGGCTGCTGGAGGCACACCTGGGATAA
- a CDS encoding TetR/AcrR family transcriptional regulator → MSGASGESTRDRILAATAEVLGRNGMTKLSLSEVAAQAQVSRPTLYRWFASKRELLDAFVVWERQFYEEAVSAAVDGLPPAERLDAALRVIVDKQRSYPGLRMVDIEPEQVIRRLSRVIPLMRQRLLRLATGADAEIAVATAVRVAVAHYLVRSDDEDEFLAQMRWAARVRHPAP, encoded by the coding sequence GTGTCGGGAGCCAGTGGTGAGTCCACCCGCGATCGCATCCTGGCCGCGACGGCCGAGGTGCTCGGTCGCAACGGGATGACCAAGCTGAGCCTGTCGGAGGTGGCGGCGCAGGCGCAGGTGTCCCGGCCGACGCTGTACCGCTGGTTCGCGTCCAAGCGCGAACTGCTCGACGCCTTCGTGGTGTGGGAGCGCCAGTTCTACGAGGAGGCGGTCAGCGCGGCGGTCGACGGGCTGCCGCCGGCCGAGCGACTCGACGCGGCGTTGCGCGTCATCGTCGACAAGCAGCGCTCCTATCCGGGGCTGCGGATGGTCGACATCGAACCCGAGCAGGTGATCAGGCGGTTGTCCCGGGTGATTCCGCTGATGCGGCAGCGGTTGTTGCGGCTGGCGACCGGCGCCGACGCGGAGATCGCGGTGGCGACGGCGGTGCGGGTCGCGGTGGCGCACTATCTGGTGCGCAGCGACGACGAGGACGAGTTCCTCGCGCAGATGCGCTGGGCGGCGCGGGTCAGGCATCCGGCGCCGTAG
- a CDS encoding aldehyde dehydrogenase family protein: protein MTQVQTETGVLAGDERMLIDGELLTTASGATFDVEHPASEEVVGRATDGTVEDMARAVGAARRAFDETDWSRDLDFRYHCLTQLHEALERNKERLRRILITEVGCPVSVTGSQIESPIDEVKHWAEHGRNFDYLVDNGVHDTPLGPARRKIHYEPVGVVGAITPWNVPFYLNIAETVPALMAGNTVVLKPAQLTPWSGTEYARIVAEETDIPAGVFNVVVSNANEVGAALSADPRVDMITFTGSTATGRAILAAGAPTVKKTLLELGGKSAHIVLDDADFNSALSMAAMMACVMSGQSCILPSRILLPRSRYDEGIEILKTMMEGFPVGDPWTPGNMQGPQISETQRQKVLGLIKSGIDSGARLVTGGGIPENLPKGYYTQATLLVDVDPDSQVAQEEIFGPVLTVTPYDTEDEAVAIANNTIYGLSGEVSSADVERAFRVACRMRTGNVTINGKSHFGIGSPFGGTKQSGLGYRNGEEGYKEYLEAKTIGMPDQ, encoded by the coding sequence ATGACGCAGGTGCAGACTGAGACCGGCGTGCTCGCCGGCGACGAACGGATGCTGATCGACGGCGAGCTGCTGACCACGGCCAGCGGCGCCACGTTCGACGTCGAGCATCCGGCCAGCGAGGAGGTGGTGGGTCGGGCCACCGACGGCACCGTCGAGGACATGGCCCGCGCGGTCGGCGCAGCGCGGCGCGCGTTCGACGAGACCGACTGGTCCCGCGACCTGGACTTCCGCTACCACTGCCTGACCCAGCTGCACGAGGCGCTGGAGCGCAACAAGGAACGGCTGCGCCGCATCCTGATCACCGAGGTCGGCTGCCCGGTGTCGGTGACGGGCAGCCAGATCGAGAGCCCGATCGACGAGGTCAAGCACTGGGCCGAGCACGGCAGGAACTTCGACTACCTCGTCGACAACGGTGTGCATGACACCCCGCTGGGCCCGGCGCGGCGCAAGATCCACTACGAACCCGTCGGTGTGGTCGGGGCGATCACCCCGTGGAACGTGCCGTTCTACCTCAACATCGCCGAGACGGTGCCCGCGCTGATGGCCGGAAACACCGTGGTACTCAAGCCCGCTCAGCTGACCCCGTGGTCGGGCACCGAGTACGCCCGGATCGTGGCCGAGGAGACCGATATCCCGGCCGGGGTGTTCAACGTCGTGGTGTCCAACGCCAACGAGGTGGGTGCGGCGCTGTCGGCCGATCCGCGCGTGGACATGATCACGTTCACCGGGTCGACGGCGACCGGGCGGGCGATCCTGGCCGCCGGTGCGCCGACGGTGAAGAAGACGCTGCTGGAGCTGGGCGGCAAGTCGGCCCACATCGTGCTCGACGACGCCGATTTCAACTCCGCGCTGTCGATGGCGGCGATGATGGCGTGCGTGATGAGCGGCCAGTCCTGCATTCTGCCGAGCCGGATCCTGTTGCCGCGCAGCAGATATGACGAAGGCATCGAGATACTCAAGACCATGATGGAGGGGTTCCCGGTCGGAGACCCGTGGACCCCGGGCAACATGCAGGGCCCGCAGATCAGCGAAACCCAGCGCCAGAAGGTGCTCGGCCTGATCAAGTCGGGCATCGACTCCGGGGCGCGGCTGGTCACCGGGGGCGGCATCCCGGAGAACCTGCCGAAGGGCTACTACACGCAGGCCACGCTGCTGGTCGACGTGGATCCGGATTCGCAAGTGGCGCAGGAGGAGATCTTCGGCCCGGTGCTGACGGTGACGCCGTACGACACCGAGGACGAGGCCGTCGCGATCGCCAACAACACGATCTACGGGCTGTCCGGTGAGGTGTCGTCGGCCGACGTGGAGCGTGCGTTCCGGGTGGCGTGCCGGATGCGCACGGGCAACGTGACGATCAACGGCAAGAGCCACTTCGGGATCGGCAGCCCGTTCGGCGGCACCAAGCAGAGCGGGCTGGGCTACCGCAACGGCGAAGAGGGCTACAAGGAGTACCTGGAGGCCAAGACGATCGGCATGCCCGACCAGTGA
- a CDS encoding nuclear transport factor 2 family protein, with translation MSDQRVRDELEIRALLYRYARAVDTKDWELYKSVFTEDAVIDYTSAGIPVGSRDEIAALFGQAFTAIPWSMHYITNIEADIDGDTATVRAMFYNPMQVAGMAEQSSCGGYYHHELVRTPDGWRSRHLREDNVWFLNKPGG, from the coding sequence GTGAGCGACCAGCGGGTCCGCGACGAGCTCGAGATCCGGGCGCTGCTGTACCGGTACGCCCGCGCGGTCGACACCAAGGACTGGGAGCTCTACAAGAGCGTGTTCACCGAGGACGCGGTGATCGACTACACCTCGGCGGGCATCCCGGTCGGGTCCCGCGACGAGATCGCCGCGCTGTTCGGCCAGGCGTTCACCGCGATCCCGTGGTCCATGCACTACATCACCAACATCGAGGCCGACATCGACGGGGACACCGCGACGGTCCGCGCGATGTTCTACAACCCGATGCAGGTGGCGGGGATGGCGGAGCAGAGCTCCTGCGGCGGCTACTACCACCACGAGCTGGTGCGCACACCCGACGGCTGGCGCAGCCGCCACCTGCGCGAGGACAACGTCTGGTTCCTCAACAAGCCCGGCGGCTGA
- the pyrH gene encoding UMP kinase — protein MAAPEPTGAEASADSNRPYRRVLLKLGGEMFGGGQVGLDPDVVHQVARQIAEVVRSGVQVAVVIGGGNFFRGAQLQQRGMERTRSDYMGMLGTVMNSLALQDFLEKEGIATRVQTAITMGQVAEPYIPLRAVRHLEKGRVVIFGAGMGLPYFSTDTTAAQRALEIGAEVVLMAKAVDGVYTADPREDPHAELLTEISHREVLDRGLKVADATAFSLCMDNGMPILVFNLLTDGNIARAVAGEKIGTLVTT, from the coding sequence ATGGCAGCTCCAGAACCCACCGGAGCCGAGGCGTCCGCCGATTCGAACCGGCCGTACCGCCGCGTGTTGCTCAAACTCGGGGGCGAGATGTTCGGCGGCGGCCAGGTCGGCCTCGACCCCGACGTCGTCCACCAGGTGGCACGCCAGATCGCCGAGGTGGTCCGCAGCGGCGTGCAGGTGGCGGTGGTGATCGGCGGCGGCAACTTCTTCCGCGGAGCACAGCTGCAGCAGCGCGGAATGGAACGCACCCGCAGCGACTACATGGGCATGCTCGGCACCGTGATGAACAGCCTGGCGCTGCAGGATTTCCTGGAGAAGGAGGGCATCGCCACACGGGTGCAGACGGCGATCACCATGGGCCAGGTCGCCGAGCCCTACATCCCGCTGCGCGCGGTGCGGCACCTGGAGAAGGGCCGCGTGGTCATCTTCGGCGCCGGCATGGGCCTGCCGTACTTCTCCACCGACACCACCGCGGCTCAGCGCGCGCTGGAGATCGGCGCGGAGGTCGTGCTGATGGCCAAGGCGGTCGACGGGGTCTACACCGCCGACCCGCGGGAGGACCCCCACGCCGAGCTGCTCACCGAGATCAGCCACCGCGAGGTCCTCGACCGCGGCCTGAAGGTCGCCGACGCGACGGCCTTCAGCCTGTGCATGGACAACGGCATGCCGATCCTGGTGTTCAACCTGCTCACCGACGGCAATATCGCGCGCGCGGTCGCAGGTGAGAAGATCGGAACACTGGTCACCACCTGA
- the frr gene encoding ribosome recycling factor — translation MIEETLFDAEEKMEKAVSVARDDLGSIRTGRANPGMFARVSVDYYGSPTPITQLSSINVPEARLVVIKPYEANQLRNIEEAIRNSDLGVNPTNDGNVIRVAIPQLTEERRRDLVKQAKAKGEDAKVSVRNIRRKAMEELHRIKKDGEAGEDEVARAEKDLDKITATYTSQIDELVKHKEGELLEV, via the coding sequence GTGATCGAGGAAACCCTCTTCGACGCCGAGGAGAAGATGGAGAAGGCCGTATCGGTGGCCCGAGACGACCTGGGCTCGATCCGCACGGGCCGCGCCAATCCCGGCATGTTCGCGCGCGTCAGCGTCGACTACTACGGATCGCCCACCCCGATCACCCAGCTGTCGAGCATCAACGTGCCCGAGGCGCGGCTCGTCGTGATCAAGCCGTACGAGGCCAACCAGCTGCGCAACATCGAGGAGGCCATCCGCAACTCCGACCTCGGTGTCAACCCGACCAACGACGGCAACGTCATTCGTGTCGCGATCCCGCAGCTGACCGAGGAACGGCGTCGTGACCTGGTCAAACAGGCCAAGGCCAAGGGTGAGGACGCCAAGGTGTCGGTGCGCAACATCCGCCGCAAGGCGATGGAGGAGCTGCACCGGATCAAGAAGGACGGCGAGGCCGGCGAGGACGAGGTGGCCCGCGCGGAGAAGGACCTCGACAAGATCACCGCGACCTACACCAGCCAGATCGACGAACTCGTCAAGCACAAAGAGGGCGAGCTGCTGGAGGTCTAG
- a CDS encoding ecdysteroid 22-kinase family protein: MAGLVAHLGRGVQRIATDAVVGRVRALPRSVGELDAGYLSGLLGRPVTSVAVLDGDAGTSSRARLKLTGDGVPETVFVKMPAETVATRLMGELGRLAATETRFYRELAPSLTGLPESHGSAFDPLTGRFVLVLEDLAVSACEFPDTLHPLSVEQAGLIVDLLARLHATFWERVPDWLYTASGDATSLLTGALLKTSARRIAERADIDVAAGRFIDDNYRAVATLIDRPPHTVMHGDAHPGNVYFRDGAAGLLDWQAVRRGHPGRELAYTLVTGMTSDARRAHQRDLLDRYRDTLAAAGGPRLDRDELWKRYRQGALYAYVAALITAGMGGMQAESIALEGLRRAVAALQDLDTVAVLRDSLS, translated from the coding sequence GTGGCAGGCCTCGTCGCGCACCTCGGTCGCGGCGTCCAACGTATCGCCACCGACGCCGTCGTCGGCCGGGTCCGGGCACTTCCCCGCTCGGTCGGCGAGCTGGACGCCGGGTACCTGTCCGGACTGCTGGGTCGGCCGGTGACGTCGGTGGCGGTGCTCGACGGCGACGCCGGGACCTCGTCGCGGGCGCGGCTGAAGCTGACCGGTGACGGCGTTCCGGAGACGGTGTTCGTCAAGATGCCCGCCGAGACCGTCGCGACCCGGCTGATGGGGGAACTGGGCCGGCTGGCGGCCACCGAGACTCGGTTCTACCGGGAACTGGCGCCGTCGCTGACGGGGCTTCCGGAGTCCCACGGTTCGGCGTTCGACCCGCTCACCGGGCGGTTCGTGCTGGTGCTCGAGGATCTGGCGGTGTCGGCCTGCGAGTTCCCCGACACGCTGCATCCGCTCAGCGTGGAGCAGGCCGGGCTGATCGTCGATCTGCTGGCGCGGCTGCACGCGACGTTCTGGGAGCGGGTGCCCGACTGGCTGTACACCGCCTCCGGCGACGCCACCTCGCTGCTGACCGGGGCGCTGCTGAAGACGTCGGCGCGGCGGATCGCCGAACGCGCCGACATCGACGTGGCTGCGGGCCGGTTCATCGACGACAACTACCGCGCCGTGGCCACGCTCATCGACCGGCCGCCGCACACCGTGATGCACGGCGACGCGCACCCGGGCAACGTGTACTTCCGCGACGGCGCGGCCGGACTGCTCGACTGGCAGGCGGTGCGGCGCGGGCACCCGGGCCGTGAGCTGGCCTACACCCTGGTGACCGGTATGACCTCCGATGCGCGTCGCGCCCATCAGCGCGACCTGCTCGACCGCTACCGCGACACGCTGGCCGCCGCGGGCGGACCTCGCCTGGACCGCGATGAGCTGTGGAAACGCTACCGGCAGGGCGCGTTGTACGCGTATGTGGCGGCGCTGATCACCGCGGGCATGGGCGGAATGCAGGCCGAGAGCATCGCGCTGGAGGGCCTGCGGCGCGCGGTGGCGGCACTACAAGATCTCGACACTGTCGCCGTACTGCGGGATTCACTGTCGTGA
- the rlmN gene encoding 23S rRNA (adenine(2503)-C(2))-methyltransferase RlmN: MSTSLPLVFDAPRRAMPPRHLADLDEAGRVAAVEELGLPKFRAKQLATHYYGRFTADPHQMTDLPAAVRDQVAEALFPTLLQAVREIETDGGETRKMLWRAVDGTTFESVLMRYPQRNTVCISSQAGCGMACPFCATGQGGLKRNLSTAEILEQVRAAAVELRDRDGEGIVPAARGGRLSNIVFMGMGEPLANYNRVVAAVRRITAPPPHGFGISARSVTVSTVGLAPAIRKLADERLGVTLALSLHTPDDELRDTLVPVNNRWKVSEVLDAARYYAESTGRRVSVEYALIRDVNDQPWRADLLGRKLHAALGPLAHVNLIPLNPTPGSEWDASPKPVEREFVRRVRERGVSCTVRDTRGREIAAACGQLAAEG; the protein is encoded by the coding sequence ATGTCGACCTCCCTGCCCCTCGTCTTCGATGCGCCGCGCCGTGCCATGCCGCCGCGGCATCTCGCCGACCTCGACGAAGCCGGCCGGGTGGCCGCCGTCGAGGAGCTCGGGCTGCCGAAGTTCCGCGCCAAACAGTTGGCCACCCACTACTACGGCCGGTTCACCGCCGACCCGCACCAGATGACCGACCTGCCCGCCGCGGTGCGCGACCAGGTCGCCGAGGCGCTGTTCCCGACGCTGCTGCAGGCGGTGCGCGAGATCGAGACCGACGGCGGGGAGACCCGCAAGATGCTGTGGCGCGCGGTCGACGGCACCACGTTCGAGTCGGTGCTGATGCGCTACCCGCAGCGCAACACCGTGTGCATCTCGTCGCAGGCCGGGTGCGGGATGGCGTGCCCGTTCTGCGCGACGGGCCAGGGCGGGCTGAAACGCAACCTGTCGACGGCCGAGATCCTCGAGCAGGTGCGCGCCGCGGCGGTGGAGCTGCGCGACCGGGACGGGGAGGGCATCGTGCCCGCCGCGCGGGGTGGGCGGCTGTCCAACATCGTGTTCATGGGCATGGGCGAGCCGCTGGCCAACTACAACCGGGTGGTGGCCGCGGTCCGGCGGATCACCGCACCGCCCCCGCACGGATTCGGCATCTCGGCGCGCTCGGTGACGGTGTCGACGGTCGGGCTGGCCCCGGCGATCCGCAAGCTCGCCGACGAGCGGCTCGGGGTGACGCTGGCGCTGTCGCTGCACACCCCCGACGACGAGCTGCGCGACACGCTGGTCCCGGTGAACAACCGCTGGAAGGTGTCGGAGGTGCTCGACGCGGCGCGCTACTACGCCGAGAGCACCGGGCGGCGGGTGTCGGTGGAGTACGCGCTGATCCGCGACGTCAACGACCAGCCCTGGCGCGCCGACCTTCTGGGTAGGAAGCTGCACGCCGCGCTGGGTCCGCTGGCGCACGTCAACCTCATCCCGCTGAACCCGACACCGGGCAGCGAGTGGGACGCCAGTCCCAAACCGGTCGAGCGCGAGTTCGTGCGACGGGTCCGCGAGCGCGGGGTGTCGTGCACGGTGCGCGACACCCGTGGCCGCGAGATCGCCGCGGCGTGCGGTCAGTTGGCCGCCGAGGGCTGA
- a CDS encoding MarP family serine protease, protein MTPRALAACLALIAASIAGCGTASQPADTSSPEPTVVSVAPPDPALAKSPVVADAARSVVKVHAISHACQRSLEGSGVVVAPNKVMSAAHAVAGSDSVTVHVGDEERSATVVVFDPDMDIAVLDVPELTAPPMGLAEKPATTGTDVLVLGYPGGGPFTATPARIRDIIELQGPDIYNTKTVTREVYSIRGSIRQGDSGGPLIGMDRRVLGIGFGAAIGEPETGFALTAKEVFGLMMRGVAATEPVPTGECVKR, encoded by the coding sequence ATGACACCTCGAGCACTCGCGGCATGCCTGGCGCTGATCGCCGCGTCGATCGCCGGTTGCGGCACCGCGAGCCAACCCGCCGACACCTCGTCACCGGAACCCACGGTCGTGTCGGTCGCGCCGCCCGATCCCGCGCTGGCCAAGTCACCCGTCGTCGCCGACGCGGCCCGCAGCGTGGTCAAGGTGCACGCGATCTCGCACGCTTGCCAGCGGTCGCTGGAGGGCAGCGGTGTCGTCGTCGCCCCCAACAAGGTGATGTCGGCGGCACATGCCGTGGCCGGCTCCGACAGCGTCACGGTCCATGTCGGCGACGAGGAGCGGTCCGCCACCGTCGTGGTGTTCGACCCGGACATGGACATCGCCGTGCTCGACGTGCCCGAGCTGACTGCCCCGCCGATGGGGCTGGCCGAGAAACCGGCCACCACCGGCACCGACGTGCTGGTGCTCGGCTATCCCGGCGGCGGGCCGTTCACGGCCACACCCGCACGGATCCGCGACATCATCGAGCTGCAGGGCCCCGACATCTACAACACCAAGACCGTGACCCGCGAGGTCTACTCGATCAGAGGGTCCATCCGCCAAGGGGATTCGGGCGGCCCGCTGATCGGGATGGACCGCCGGGTGCTGGGCATCGGCTTCGGCGCCGCCATCGGCGAACCCGAGACCGGGTTCGCGCTGACCGCCAAGGAGGTCTTCGGGCTGATGATGCGCGGTGTCGCCGCGACAGAACCGGTGCCCACCGGTGAGTGCGTGAAGCGGTAA
- a CDS encoding phosphatidate cytidylyltransferase → MPEQHPSPVAETPLDDQPPAKKSRAGRNLPAAIAVGVVLGAMAIGVLLFWPIGWLPVLTVFLPIATHEVICRLREAGYDLPAVPLLLGGLAMIWLTWPFGAAGLLGAYGATIVICMVWRLVGHGLNHQPVNYLRDISATVLVATWVPLFASFTALLIFQDNGGARVFTVIATVVFADIGGYVAGVLFGKHLMAPAISPKKSWEGLGGSLLFGTAAAVVSVTFFLDKPAWVGVPLGLMLVITGVLGDLVESQVKRDLGIKDMGTLLPGHGGIMDRIDAMLPSAVAGWVVLTLLA, encoded by the coding sequence GTGCCCGAGCAGCATCCGAGTCCCGTGGCAGAGACGCCCCTCGACGATCAGCCGCCCGCCAAGAAGTCGCGGGCGGGCCGCAACCTTCCCGCGGCGATCGCGGTCGGCGTCGTGCTGGGCGCGATGGCCATCGGCGTGCTGCTGTTCTGGCCGATCGGCTGGCTGCCGGTGCTGACGGTGTTCCTGCCGATCGCCACCCACGAGGTGATCTGCCGGCTGCGGGAGGCCGGCTACGACCTGCCCGCGGTGCCGTTGCTGCTCGGCGGACTGGCGATGATCTGGCTGACCTGGCCGTTCGGTGCCGCCGGTCTGCTCGGTGCGTACGGCGCCACGATCGTCATCTGCATGGTGTGGCGGTTGGTTGGCCACGGCCTGAACCACCAGCCTGTCAACTACCTGCGGGACATCTCCGCCACGGTGCTGGTGGCCACCTGGGTGCCGCTGTTCGCGTCGTTCACCGCGCTGCTGATCTTCCAGGACAACGGCGGCGCCCGGGTCTTCACCGTGATCGCCACCGTGGTGTTCGCCGACATCGGCGGCTACGTGGCCGGCGTGCTGTTCGGCAAGCACCTGATGGCGCCGGCGATCAGCCCGAAGAAGTCCTGGGAGGGCCTGGGCGGCTCGCTGCTGTTCGGGACCGCCGCGGCTGTGGTGTCGGTGACGTTCTTCCTCGACAAGCCGGCCTGGGTGGGTGTGCCGCTCGGGCTGATGCTGGTCATCACCGGCGTGCTCGGCGACCTGGTGGAATCGCAGGTCAAACGCGATCTCGGGATCAAGGACATGGGCACGCTGCTGCCCGGCCACGGCGGGATCATGGACCGCATCGACGCGATGTTGCCGTCGGCGGTGGCCGGCTGGGTGGTTTTGACGCTGCTCGCGTAA